From the genome of Bacteroidota bacterium:
ACCGCTTGCCGGGGCAAAAGTGCAGGTTGCCGGCACGCCCTTGGGCGCCAACACCGATTCCCGTGGCATCTTTGAATTGGCAGGAATCCCCGCCGGGAGCCAGCAATTGGTGGTTTCCTACCTTGGCTATCGGGTTGACAGCTTTCCAGTGAACCTGAAAGCAGCCTTGACCAGCCAATACGACATTTACCTGCAAGAAAGCGAATTGGCACTCGAAGGTATCGAGATCAAATCGGGCAAACCGCAGGGATTGAGCCTGATCAATCGCTTTGACCTGCAATTGCGACCGGTAAATTCGTCCCAGGAATTGCTGCGCACGGCGCCGGGTGTATTTATTGCCCAACATGCGGGCGGCGGCAAAGCCGAGCAGATTTTCCTGCGCGGGTTCGACATCGACCACGGCACCGACTTGGCACTCAGCATGGATGGAATGCCCGTGAACATGGTTTCCCATGCACATGGCCAAGGCTATGCCGATGCCCACTTCATCATTCCGGAAACCGTTGAGCGGCTTGCCATTGACAAAGGGCCGTACGCAGCTCACCAAGGCAACCTTGCCACGGCAGGCAGCATCGATTTCCAAACCCAAAATGCCCTGAGCCAGAACCTTGTCAAGGTCGAGGCCGGCATGTTCCATTCTTATCGTGCCTTGGCCATGCTTAAGCTCGACCGCCCCACGGGCCGCAGCAACAAGGCCGATGCTTGGATTGCTGGCGAGTACCTCTATTCCAAGGGCTACTTCGAATCCCCCCAAAACCTGCACCGCATCAACCTGTTTGCCAAATACCGGAAGCTCCTGAGCCGCACCACATTGCTCACAGCCACCGTGAGCGACTTCCGCAGTCAGTGGAATGCCAGCGGGCAGATCCCGGACCGCGCGGTCAACAGTGGTTTGATCACGCGTTGGGGTAGCATCGACCCGACCGAGGGAGGCAATACAAGCCGCAGCAATGTGAATGTGCAGCTATGCTCGGCCTTGCCCAAGGGCTGGGTTTGGCGTCAGCAGGCTTATGTGAGCCGCTACACCTTCGACCTCTATTCCAACTTCACCTTCTTTGCGAATGACAGCCTGCGGGGTGACGGCATTCAGCAGGTCGAGCGCAGGTGGATGTACGGTTACCAAACCACGCTGACCAAGACGATAAAATTGTTGGGCAGGGATTTTTCACACGAATCCGGTTTGGGCATCCGCTTGGACGATGTGGGCAATATCGGCTTGTTTCGCAGTCAACAAAGAGATTTGCTCGGCAGGGTGCAGCATGGCGCGGTAAATGAGCGGAATGCCTTTGGATGGCTCTCCGGCAAATGGTCCGTGAGCAATCATCTGGACCTGACCGCCGCCTTGCGGGCAGACGTTCTGCAATTTGGCTATACGGACTTTATGGAAGGGAACTCGGAGATTGCGCGCACCGCCAAAGGCATCGTCAGTCCGAAGGTTGCGCTGGATTACTACGTCAATGACCGTTTCCAGCTTTTTGCAAAGGCGGGTTCGGGCTATCACAGCAACGATTCACGTGTCGTTTTGGGCCAAGATCAAGTACGAATCCTACC
Proteins encoded in this window:
- a CDS encoding TonB-dependent receptor, translating into MKTLFRISIFALLLGLQAMVGLKAQSVGNTSTLRGTVLDAQSHVPLAGAKVQVAGTPLGANTDSRGIFELAGIPAGSQQLVVSYLGYRVDSFPVNLKAALTSQYDIYLQESELALEGIEIKSGKPQGLSLINRFDLQLRPVNSSQELLRTAPGVFIAQHAGGGKAEQIFLRGFDIDHGTDLALSMDGMPVNMVSHAHGQGYADAHFIIPETVERLAIDKGPYAAHQGNLATAGSIDFQTQNALSQNLVKVEAGMFHSYRALAMLKLDRPTGRSNKADAWIAGEYLYSKGYFESPQNLHRINLFAKYRKLLSRTTLLTATVSDFRSQWNASGQIPDRAVNSGLITRWGSIDPTEGGNTSRSNVNVQLCSALPKGWVWRQQAYVSRYTFDLYSNFTFFANDSLRGDGIQQVERRWMYGYQTTLTKTIKLLGRDFSHESGLGIRLDDVGNIGLFRSQQRDLLGRVQHGAVNERNAFGWLSGKWSVSNHLDLTAALRADVLQFGYTDFMEGNSEIARTAKGIVSPKVALDYYVNDRFQLFAKAGSGYHSNDSRVVLGQDQVRILPRALGADVGAMFKPASKLLVQVAVWTLDMQQEFVYVGDEGIVEPSGQSRRFGVDLSTRWQPTVWLAADVDVNVARARGYDDAGVASYIPLAPWITSTGGLTAQFSSNFRGSLRYRYLGDRAADEAWDLTAKGYCLLDGALSYTLRERHTIGLSAQNLLNTQWKEAQFATTSRLLGEPDAVTEIHATPGSPFNLKLTITTVF